CAGCACCTCGCGGTTCACGTCGGTCGCAGCCGACGGAAGATCCATGATCACGAGGTCCGACGTGCGGATCGCGGCGTCGGTGATCGCGCGGACGTGATCGACGCGAAGCGGGCGATAGTCTTCGGGGTTCTGCGGCGCGGCCAGCACGCGCAGGCCGCTCAGCTGCCTCGACAGGCAGGCCTCGAACTGCTCCGGACCGATCTGGTGCGGCTCGAGCGCCAGCAGCGTGTTGATGTCGTGGAGTGGAGCAATGTTGACGAGACGCGTGAGATTGCCGTAGTCGCCGCGCATCTCGACGGCGGTCACCGACAGCCCGCGCGTGCACAACGCCGAGGCGACATTGGCAACGATCGTCGTGGTACCGGCGCCGCCCTTCGAGCCGATCAGTGCGACCGTGCGTCCGCGTTTGGATGCCGCCGCGGTCGCGATACCGGACGCCGGTTCGGTGTTCTTGGCGGCGTAGCCCTCGATCGCATAACGCAGCGTGCGGGCAAGATGGCGTGAGCGAAGCTCGCTCTTGACGAGGTAGCCGGCGGCGCCGTGCTTCATCGCCTCGACGTCGACTTCGCGGGCGTCCTGGCCGGTCAGGATGATGACGGGGCCGAGGCGGCCTTCCTGCAGCTCGCCGCACAGAAGGTCGAGGCCGCTTCTGCGGCCGAGCCGGTAGTCGACCAGGTAGACGTCGTAACCCCCGCGCCGGATCTCGAGAATCGCGTCCTCGTAGGTCGGTGCCCAGACCAGGTCGAACTGCTCGTCCTCGACTTCCGCGAGGAGCTCTCGCGTCAGCGTGTAATCGTCTTCGTCGTCCTCGACGAGCAGGATGCGGATCACGCCCATGACCGGTTCTGGCTCCCCCTGAACCGAAACGCTCCGCGGACTCGGACCCGACCCACTCCCAACGGTTCCGTAGCGCAGCGCTGTGGCTCGCGAACCCTTTTACCGACTCGTTGAATCAATGACAGCACCGGGCGATTTTTCGCGCTGTGCGCACGCTCCCGGATGCGTCGTCCGGGAGCCAGGAAATCGGGGACAGACACCGATTTCCCGAAATCGGTGTCTGTCCCCGATTTTCCGACTACGGCGCCGGCGCCGGGGCCGCTTTCTGGGCGGCGATCGAGATGGCCGTTGCGCCGGCGCGCTTGGCGGCCTGCAGAATGTCGACGGCCTGGCCGAGCACCACGGTCTCGTCGCCCTGAAGAATGACGAGCTTCTTCGGATCGTCGGCGAGAAGGTCGCGCAGCGTCGGCTCGAGCTGGCCCATCTCGACCGGAAGCTGGTTGACGAACAGACGGCGGTCAGCCGTGACCGTGACCGTCAGTCCCCTCGCCTCCTCCACCACCTGCTGCGCTTTCGGCAGATTGACGGTGGCCGCCGACTCGACCATCGCCGACGTCGTGATCATGAAGATAATCAGCAGCACGAGGAACACGTCGGTCAGCGGAGTGATGTTGATCTCCGCCATGATCGAGTCGCCCGAGTCGTCGAGCGAGATCTTACCGAGTGCCATGCATGCCTCCCGCGTCCTCGAGGGCGAGCGACGCCGCCGCCGCTTCGACGAAGCGGCCGAGCCCGACACGAAGCTGGGTATCGAGGTTGCCGATCTTGACCTGGAAGTAGTTGAAGAACAGCAGTGCGAGGATCGCGACCAGAAGCCCGAGCGCGGTTGCGACCAGCGCTTCGGAGATGCCGGCGGCCACGACTGCGAAACCGCCGGTGCCCATCACGGCCATCTGGTGGAACGACTTGATGATGCCGATCACCGTGCCGAGTAGACCGATGAACGGAGCCGACGCCGCCACGGTTCCGAGCAGCCAGATGCTGCCCTTCATGCGGCGCACTTCCTCGAGTCGGCGCCGTTCGCCGTATTCGAGCAGGTCGTCGGTGCTGCAGCGGCCGAACAGCGGAACCAGCGGCGCGTAGATGCGCGCGGCCGGCGAAACGTTCATCGCGCCGGACAGCACGCCGGACGCCGCCACTGGATCGCCGATGCCGAGCTTCTCGCACGCATCCTCGGTGATCCCGTCGATTCCTCTGGCGACGCCGCGAAGTGCCCAGATCCGCTCGATCAGGATGCTGGTGACGATGATCGACATCAGGATCAGCGGGTACGTCACGTACCAGCCCTGCATCACGAGATCGAGGATGCTGATGCTTTGCGCGACGGCTTGCGGGGTAGTGGTCGGATCCATGTTCTCTCCTGAAATACTGGCTGCGATCTTGTAGGTCCCGGTCGGCGCCTTTGCTATCGGGCCGCTGTCGGACAGGCTTGCGCGGAAAGGTCCGCGAACCGCTTCTTCGTCTCCACGTCGCGAAGATCGGGACGAAACGTTTCGACCTCGCTTACGCTCGCGCACGCCTTGTCTTTCTGGCCGGCAGCCATCAGCGCTGCCGCTGTCGCGAGCCGCGCCTCGTACCATGCCGGCGTCGCGACTTCCTGAAGCTGCGCGAGCTTGGCCCAGTAACCGCTCGCTTCGTCCGGCTTGCCGCGCCGGTCGGCTACGAGAGCCGACGCGCGCAGCAGCGAACGCGATTCCGGCGTAGCGGCAAGAAGCTGCGCATACATCGCGGCCGCATCGTTGAGCCGGTTCTGCTCGACGTACGACTGCGCGAGGTTGAGGCGCACTTCCTCGGGAATCGGCCGGCCGGCCGCCCGCATCTTGTCGAGAAGCGTCGTCGCCATCGCCGCCCAGCGCTGCGACGCGGCCGGATCGGTCGGGGCTTCGTCGGCGCTGCGCCGCAGCAGCGCGCGCGAAAGCTTCTCGATGATGTCGAAATAGTTCGCTTCGGTGCCGGGGATCGACGCGAGCAGCTTGAGCGGCGGCTCGGCCTGGTCGACGAGGTTGAGCGACGTCGCCGACGCAACGCGGATCGCCGTGGTCGGCAGCGTCAGGTCCTTGACGTTCGGATACTTCGTCTCGAAATCGGCGAGCAGCGACAGCGCAAGCTTCGGATCGGCGCCGGGGCCGCTGCCGGCGGCCATCGCACGGGCAACCGTCGTGCGCGCCTTGAGATCCGGCGACGCGGTCGCACCAGGCGCCGAAGCGAGCTTGTCGAAGCGCGTCCACGCCGCCTCGGCGCGATCGTGCAGCACTTTGGCCCTGGCCGCATCGAGATTGTCGGTCGTCGTGATCACGTCGGCCAGGCACTGGACCTCGGCGGCGGCAGCACGCAGGCGGAAGGCGGGCGCGCCGTCGACCTTCTCGTACGCGTCGGCAGCGTCGGCGTAGCGGCGTTCGTCCTGCAGCAGCTCGGCGTAGCGGAACAAACCTTCGGAATGCGATTCGTGCTCCGGATACGAGCGCACGAAGTTTTCGGCCACGGCGAGAAACGCCGCGCGCGTCTCGGCCGACGGCGAGGCGCGGAAGACGCCTTCGGCTGCACGGAACTGGAGATACGCGGCTTCCGATGCGAGCGCGCCGCGGGGCGCAGCCGACAGATACATGCGAAGCTCACGCTCCGCATCCGCATAGCGGCCGAGCCGGAAGTAGCAGACGCCGAGGCGATGGTGGACTTCGTCGGCGTGGCTGCGCGCGCCGGCATCGGTCGAGCGTGCGATGCGCTCGTACGCCTTGGCCGCTTCGTCGAATTTCTCGGCGGCCGCCAGGTTCTCGGCGGCGATCCACTCGGCCGACACGGTCTGGCCAAGCACCGGACGCGGATCCTTGAGGCGCGCGATCGCCATCTGCGACACGCGCTGCGCGTACGTCGGTCCGAGCGACGAGAGCTGCGCGGCAAGCGACGCGGCCTCGCTGCGCGCCGATTCGCTTGCACCGCCGGCGGCGATTGCCTGGATCAGCGCATCGAGGCGCAGCAGGCGGATCTGCTTGAGAAGCTCGGCCGAAATTCCCGCGCTCTGCGCTTCGGCAAGCAGCTTTTGCGTTTCGGCCAGCGCCGCGCCGCCTCCGGCACGCACCTGTGCGAGCGCCATGCGCGCAGGCCAGTAGAGCGACGTGCCCTTGGCCTCCTGAAGGACCATTTCGAGATCGCCGACCGCCGCTTCGGTCTGGCCGAGCTCGCCTTCGGCCATGCCGCGACCGAGCAGGCTCTCGAGCCGCATCTTCTCGTCGGACGCGGCAATGAACTCGGAGAACTCGCGCGCCGATTTCTCGAGCCACTGCCGGCGCTTTTCCTTTTCACCCGGCGACAGCATCGCCATGCGGTAATGCAGCCACGACAGCTGCCCGGCGGCCGCGAGCGTGAAGCCGCGATCGAGCTGCCACCATTTCTGCGTGTAGAGCGTCTCCGGATTGCCGTCGTCGCGGATGATGTCGGCCTGAGCCTTGTCGAGACGCCCTTGATGATACGCGCGCAAGCGTTCGAGCAGCGGAAGGATCGAGTTCCCGAGGCCGAGCGCCGAGCGCCGGCTCTCTTCGCTTCCGCCGCGCACCCAC
The genomic region above belongs to Candidatus Limnocylindrales bacterium and contains:
- a CDS encoding tetratricopeptide repeat protein, producing MRAFQCASVLLVLALVAVPASRAAAASIAQMSADVDRAVSGSLGEDAERALFGSLADVSVQVADAYDQWVRGGSEESRRSALGLGNSILPLLERLRAYHQGRLDKAQADIIRDDGNPETLYTQKWWQLDRGFTLAAAGQLSWLHYRMAMLSPGEKEKRRQWLEKSAREFSEFIAASDEKMRLESLLGRGMAEGELGQTEAAVGDLEMVLQEAKGTSLYWPARMALAQVRAGGGAALAETQKLLAEAQSAGISAELLKQIRLLRLDALIQAIAAGGASESARSEAASLAAQLSSLGPTYAQRVSQMAIARLKDPRPVLGQTVSAEWIAAENLAAAEKFDEAAKAYERIARSTDAGARSHADEVHHRLGVCYFRLGRYADAERELRMYLSAAPRGALASEAAYLQFRAAEGVFRASPSAETRAAFLAVAENFVRSYPEHESHSEGLFRYAELLQDERRYADAADAYEKVDGAPAFRLRAAAAEVQCLADVITTTDNLDAARAKVLHDRAEAAWTRFDKLASAPGATASPDLKARTTVARAMAAGSGPGADPKLALSLLADFETKYPNVKDLTLPTTAIRVASATSLNLVDQAEPPLKLLASIPGTEANYFDIIEKLSRALLRRSADEAPTDPAASQRWAAMATTLLDKMRAAGRPIPEEVRLNLAQSYVEQNRLNDAAAMYAQLLAATPESRSLLRASALVADRRGKPDEASGYWAKLAQLQEVATPAWYEARLATAAALMAAGQKDKACASVSEVETFRPDLRDVETKKRFADLSAQACPTAAR
- a CDS encoding biopolymer transporter ExbD, coding for MALGKISLDDSGDSIMAEINITPLTDVFLVLLIIFMITTSAMVESAATVNLPKAQQVVEEARGLTVTVTADRRLFVNQLPVEMGQLEPTLRDLLADDPKKLVILQGDETVVLGQAVDILQAAKRAGATAISIAAQKAAPAPAP
- a CDS encoding response regulator — encoded protein: MGVIRILLVEDDEDDYTLTRELLAEVEDEQFDLVWAPTYEDAILEIRRGGYDVYLVDYRLGRRSGLDLLCGELQEGRLGPVIILTGQDAREVDVEAMKHGAAGYLVKSELRSRHLARTLRYAIEGYAAKNTEPASGIATAAASKRGRTVALIGSKGGAGTTTIVANVASALCTRGLSVTAVEMRGDYGNLTRLVNIAPLHDINTLLALEPHQIGPEQFEACLSRQLSGLRVLAAPQNPEDYRPLRVDHVRAITDAAIRTSDLVIMDLPSAATDVNREVLCKADLVAMVIEREPSAIASARAMMALFQTWGVRVPIGSVIISRINIPEATSAAEINSQLGLKKYGVIPAAPEIFHKCAVTLQPVIHAHPAHPVGRAMDELALFLLLVR
- a CDS encoding MotA/TolQ/ExbB proton channel family protein: MDPTTTPQAVAQSISILDLVMQGWYVTYPLILMSIIVTSILIERIWALRGVARGIDGITEDACEKLGIGDPVAASGVLSGAMNVSPAARIYAPLVPLFGRCSTDDLLEYGERRRLEEVRRMKGSIWLLGTVAASAPFIGLLGTVIGIIKSFHQMAVMGTGGFAVVAAGISEALVATALGLLVAILALLFFNYFQVKIGNLDTQLRVGLGRFVEAAAASLALEDAGGMHGTR